The Dehalococcoidia bacterium genome has a window encoding:
- the hisA gene encoding 1-(5-phosphoribosyl)-5-[(5-phosphoribosylamino)methylideneamino]imidazole-4-carboxamide isomerase — MEVIPAIDIVGGRCVRLLQGDYSRQTVYDDDPTAVARRFQAAGAARLHVVDLDGAKEGRPVGRPYVEAVLKAVSVPVQVGGGIRNLDDLSAYLEAGAYRCVLGTAAVEDEAFLEEALARFPERVAVAVDAREGRVATRGWLQEAAVSPVELLERLLGLGARCVIYTDVLRDGTLSRPNLAAIARLLERAKGKAPGVEFICAGGISSLDDLLALARLGVDGAIVGRALYTGDLDLREALAALAEL, encoded by the coding sequence GTGGAGGTCATCCCAGCCATCGACATAGTTGGCGGACGCTGCGTTCGCCTCCTCCAGGGCGACTATTCCCGTCAGACGGTCTACGACGACGACCCGACAGCGGTGGCCCGGCGTTTCCAGGCCGCCGGGGCGGCTCGCCTCCACGTGGTGGACCTGGACGGCGCCAAGGAAGGCCGGCCCGTGGGCCGTCCGTACGTGGAGGCCGTCCTGAAGGCCGTGTCGGTGCCCGTGCAGGTGGGCGGTGGCATCCGCAACCTGGACGACCTGTCGGCCTATTTGGAGGCGGGGGCCTACCGTTGCGTGCTGGGCACAGCTGCCGTGGAGGACGAGGCCTTCCTGGAGGAGGCCCTGGCCAGGTTCCCGGAGCGTGTCGCTGTGGCGGTGGACGCCAGGGAAGGCCGGGTGGCCACCCGCGGCTGGCTGCAAGAGGCGGCCGTCTCGCCTGTCGAGTTACTGGAGCGACTGCTGGGGCTGGGCGCCCGCTGCGTCATCTACACCGATGTCCTGCGCGACGGCACCCTCTCCCGGCCCAACCTAGCGGCGATAGCGCGACTGCTGGAGCGTGCCAAAGGCAAGGCACCGGGGGTGGAGTTCATCTGCGCCGGGGGCATCTCCAGCCTGGACGACCTTCTGGCGCTGGCTCGCCTGGGGGTGGACGGGGCCATCGTGGGGCGGGCCCTGTATACGGGCGACCTGGACCTGCGCGAGGCCCTCGCCGCCCTCGCCGAGCTGTAG
- a CDS encoding YlxR family protein, with protein MAARGRHVPVRTCVGCRGTAAKGELVRVVRTLDGKVEVDPTGKRAGRGAYLHRDYACWQAALKRDRLAHALRTTLTAQERESLLAHAQTFLEKGEVKT; from the coding sequence GTGGCCGCGCGGGGCAGACATGTCCCGGTGCGCACCTGCGTCGGCTGCCGAGGCACCGCTGCCAAGGGGGAGCTGGTGCGGGTGGTGCGGACCCTGGACGGAAAGGTGGAGGTGGACCCCACGGGCAAGCGGGCCGGTCGCGGCGCCTACCTCCACCGCGACTACGCCTGCTGGCAGGCGGCCCTCAAGCGGGACCGCCTGGCCCACGCCCTCCGCACCACCCTGACGGCCCAGGAGCGAGAGTCCCTCCTGGCCCATGCCCAAACATTCCTGGAGAAAGGTGAAGTCAAAACATGA
- the nusA gene encoding transcription termination factor NusA, protein MKSEFLIAITQLAAEKNLPRDVVLRAVEAALVSAYKKDSGLQGNITVRIDPDKGSVHVYQLKTVVEEVSDPKTEMTLAEARRIKPDAQLGDTIALEVTPQGAGRIAAQTAKQVVLQRLREAEREKVYEEFAAREGEVVSGVIQRVEPRQVIVDLGHTEAVLPASEQVRTEQYRPGQRLKFYLLEVQRTAKGPQLILSRTHRNLVKRLLELEVPEVARGIVEVKAVAREPGQRSKVAVAARQPGVDPVGACVGLRGLRIQNIVNELGGERIDVVEWDRDPARFVANALSPAQVSRVIINEEEKTAIVVVPDRHLSLAIGKEGQNARLAAKLTGWRIDIKPESVLERVAAPSRDGAPAEAPPRREEPSAEERRLQPWEEVIEREAPAAEEAEAPAPAEVQEEPQVTEAAPQAEPSPVGAQPQRPVIRFAEEVLGRSSRRLEKEDTKGKKAKKGIRRPKAEDEEFDLEELEEL, encoded by the coding sequence ATGAAGAGCGAGTTCCTCATCGCCATAACCCAGCTGGCGGCGGAGAAGAATCTGCCCCGGGACGTGGTCCTGCGGGCAGTGGAGGCCGCCCTGGTGTCGGCCTACAAGAAGGACTCGGGACTCCAGGGCAACATCACCGTCCGCATAGACCCCGACAAGGGGTCCGTCCACGTCTACCAGCTGAAAACGGTGGTGGAGGAGGTATCGGACCCCAAGACAGAGATGACCCTGGCCGAGGCGCGTCGCATCAAGCCCGACGCCCAGCTGGGTGACACCATCGCCCTGGAGGTGACGCCTCAGGGGGCCGGCCGCATCGCCGCCCAGACGGCCAAGCAGGTGGTCCTGCAGCGTCTGCGCGAGGCCGAGCGAGAAAAGGTCTACGAGGAGTTCGCCGCCCGCGAGGGCGAGGTGGTGTCGGGCGTCATCCAGCGGGTAGAGCCGCGCCAGGTCATCGTCGACCTGGGCCACACCGAGGCGGTGCTGCCCGCCTCGGAGCAGGTGCGGACCGAGCAGTACCGGCCTGGCCAGCGCCTCAAGTTCTACCTGCTGGAGGTGCAGCGCACCGCCAAGGGCCCCCAGCTGATCCTCTCGCGCACCCACCGCAATCTGGTGAAGCGCCTCCTGGAGCTGGAGGTGCCCGAGGTGGCCAGGGGCATCGTGGAGGTGAAGGCCGTGGCCCGCGAGCCCGGCCAGCGCAGCAAGGTGGCGGTGGCGGCCCGTCAGCCCGGCGTGGACCCGGTGGGGGCCTGCGTGGGGCTGCGGGGCCTGCGCATCCAGAACATCGTCAACGAGCTGGGCGGCGAGCGCATCGACGTGGTGGAGTGGGACAGGGACCCCGCCAGGTTCGTGGCCAACGCCCTCAGCCCCGCCCAGGTCAGCCGCGTCATCATCAACGAGGAAGAGAAGACGGCCATCGTGGTGGTGCCCGACCGCCATCTCTCGCTGGCCATCGGCAAAGAGGGACAGAACGCCCGGCTGGCCGCCAAGCTGACGGGATGGCGCATCGACATCAAGCCCGAGTCTGTCCTGGAGCGGGTGGCCGCCCCGAGCCGGGACGGCGCCCCCGCCGAGGCACCCCCCAGGAGGGAGGAGCCATCTGCAGAGGAGCGCCGCCTCCAGCCCTGGGAGGAGGTCATCGAGAGGGAAGCGCCCGCGGCCGAGGAGGCTGAGGCGCCCGCTCCGGCCGAGGTCCAGGAGGAGCCCCAGGTCACCGAGGCCGCCCCCCAGGCCGAGCCGTCGCCGGTGGGCGCCCAGCCTCAGCGCCCCGTCATACGGTTCGCCGAGGAGGTGCTGGGCCGCTCCTCTCGCCGCCTGGAGAAGGAGGACACCAAGGGCAAGAAGGCCAAGAAGGGCATTCGCCGGCCCAAGGCCGAGGACGAGGAATTCGACCTGGAGGAGCTGGAGGAGCTATAG